Proteins co-encoded in one Cricetulus griseus strain 17A/GY chromosome 1 unlocalized genomic scaffold, alternate assembly CriGri-PICRH-1.0 chr1_1, whole genome shotgun sequence genomic window:
- the LOC100754872 gene encoding uncharacterized protein LOC100754872, whose amino-acid sequence MKVMIVMAFLVLTAHSVAVSRSPGKIILCYPFLNWKPCQRLCEFLKLCKKPRMNRTTTMVPSFPPTTETGLSLTSGFPAPLTPHRRGDSR is encoded by the exons ATGAAAGTGATGATTGTGATGGCTTTCCTTGTGCTCACAGCTCACTCTGTAGCA GTGTCAAGATCGCCTGGCAAGATCATTCTCTGCTATCCTTTCTTAAACTGGAAG CCATGCCAGAGGCTCTGTGAATTCTTAAAACTCTGT aaGAAACCACGAATGAACAGAACAACTACCATGGTCCCATCATTTCCACCCACAACAGAAACTGGCCTTTCTCTGACTAGTGGTTTTCCAGCTCCTCTTACGCCCCATAGGCGGGGAGATTCGAGATAG